The Oryza brachyantha chromosome 6, ObraRS2, whole genome shotgun sequence region AATCAAGATCTTGTAGTTATAAGGTGTCGAGGTGGCGAGGAAAAGAAATTCACAGATAACATCTCTATATGTCCAGAGAAGAAATGTTTACTGGTTCAACAACTCCAGTTGGAAATTTCCATACACCTAGGCCTCGAAGTACACCGCTCTTTTCTTGGACAGCCAATACCtgcaaacatatttatatttaagtgATAAAGGGTAAGCAGCATACTTTGAAAGATGTTATGTGTATTGaaatatccatatatatgctaTGATTTTGAGTATAGAAAGAGATAGAACCACGACTATTCTAATCCCTCAAATAGTGATTTTGTATTCAAGTTTGGTACCTCTCTTTTGTCATTCATTACAAAAGCTCCAACGCCCACACGGTGAGTAGCATTCACAGGTAATGTATGTGTTGTAGCTGGAAGCCAGTATGTAAGCATTAAGTAAGTTTCCTCTGCATGGTGGTACCAaaacccttcctacatcaagaTGAAGTTCAGAGATCAAGATCAAACAGCTTCCTGTACACCGTCTCTTATTTCATTCATACAGTAAGAATGTAAGATACTCTCTTACTGcctcttccaaaaaaaaaaaatgccgaACTCCAAACAGATTTATATGACAATGAGCATactaactactataaaacAAACTAGAATAATTGTTATTTCCAACATAAAATACATTATTCTTCTAAAGTATTTCAATTTGGATGGTGATATCACCATGACAAGTTAAATCAAGAATGAGACGATGGAACTAATTTTACTACTAAATAGATGCAAAATATGTGAGTTTAGTTACCTCTACTGCAAATTGAATAAGGTTGGCAAGATTGATGGGCAATTTTATCCAGACACCTCTTATTCCCTGAAACGAGGGCAGCCAAAGAAAATGATAGACAGTTATAGAGATATCAATGGGAATATCACACaggaaattatatttaattaacaaaCTGAGGAAGGCTATTCATTATAACATTATCTCTTTGAGGTAGCCATGAAAAGTCCACTTTGGTATGAACATAAGTAGGCTTTGCTGATCTATGGCATGCATTAGGTATCACTTCTGTTTCCACAACTCTCAGTTAATTCTCCCTGGTTGCCATTTCAGCAATTACACATAGCACAGAAACCATCTTCGGGCCATTGCAGCCACATTTGTACATAGAACATTGCATGGTGTGCATTTAAATGATCCATACTAAATGTCAATCTATATACAGGGTTTTCTCACACAAGTGAGTTCCATGTAAACCTTGAGTGTATTGAGTATTAACTTACATACATACAGTGCATAGATGGCACTGTGAATATTGCGAAATTGGACGCTGTTCATACTCTAACTGCTAGTATATTTAAGTTGCATATATAGAAATGAATATTAAAGGATAACTACATTTCTAACAACTCATCCAGGACATATGCTATTGCCCAAAGAAGATCATGGCTTCCATAGTTACGCTTTTTGGAGGAATAAGTGAAAAcgtgtttttgcaaacgaaaaataatttgcaggtaaaatttttatatacgtatccatagcgactcaaaagcgaaattcgtaaaacaaaccataataaaaaagccacaaaatcaagttctaaattaagttctaaaattcaaattttggcttataagcagttgtaactGCGAAACGATGGAACCCCATATGCACTATATGCACTATAGGGTATCATACCCATGGTCCAGGAAATTAcctgctccctccattttaacAATGATGCTTTCAAGGAAGCTGAGAACAATTGGGGATCCATCGGGGTCATCATCTCAACGATCACACCACCATGTTTGTCATTCACAAAGGGTAGAAGCTCAACATCCCCTTCACTCCCAGCCACTACCGACTCTGCCAACGCTGTTGACTTCGTGGAATTCGACATGGCTCTGCTGCGCAGTTCACCTCTCAGTCTTCTATCTGCACCTGCCACATTTCAGCAAGTAAACTCACGGAGTCACGGCCTTTCATTACACCTGAATGACATGTTCATTACACAGAACCTAGCATAAGCAAACTTGCAGTGAATATGTGCGAACAGTATGGTAATTTTTCTATCCCATGCCCAGATAGTCAAGATGTAAATGGGAACGGCGTACTGAAGGCGACCCAGTGCCCACCACGATTGTCTCCAttccctttctttctttatcACCATGAGTCCATGACTACCTTTTTCATCCTTGCATccatgtttgtttctttctccCAGTCTACATCTCGTAATCCCAACATATGGGAGCCCGGCGCTCCACGTCTATCCAATCCCCACCTCACCTTTTTCCTTGTCATAATTTTCGAAAAGTTGCATGAATAGTTTAAGCGATTTCAATTCAATTTGCATTACAAGGCAGAGCGCAAGCAgaatcaaatgaaaaaaaaataaaaaaataaagcacaAAGATATCATCTCATTATAATTTGCAATCAACCACAACGTCGTGGGCGATCGAGATCATCCTCCTCGAATCGCGCTGTCGGCTGAAGCCACAcgaagagggagggagggctACCTTGGGAGGCCTCGCTTCCGAAGCCGTCACCGAGCACGCGACAGACGGGCACCGGAGGGGGGTCGTAGActagagcgagcgagcgagcgagctagcAAGCTAGCTCGATGGACGGAAGGATAATGAAGAGTGGAGCACGCACCTCCTCCGGGTCGGTGGGGCTGAGCCGGCGCGGAGGAGCAGCGGAATCGGCGGGCGGCAgcggggtggcggcgcggggaggagaggaggcggagcaGGAGCGGCGCTGCGCGTGGGAGGGAGAGCgagtgcgcggcggcggcggcggcggccatctgGCTCAGCGCATCCCACCCCCGCGATTTATTAGATTATTTTACCCCAccccccgcccgcccgccgcaaAACCAGCGcgccgccacgccacgccatcTGTCGTCTTCTGTATTAGGCAGCGCCCAGCGAGCGCGTACGGCGCTCGCCGGACGAGCGGTTTGCGTGGTTGTCGGCGGTGCACGCACGGCACGGGCCGAAGGGCAccgtccgtcgccgtcggcttTGGGCTCCCGATCGATCAGCGGCTCACCGCGTGGGTGGGTGGGAGTGGTCGGGGGCGAAGACGACGGGTACAGCAGTGATGACgattttgtgattttgtcCACTGGTAATAATCCCTCCGgtgccgttaactttttatttttatttatgtttgattcttccttttatttaaaattttattcaaatatacaaaattataaatgtgaggacgtcccaaagTCTAGGTGGTACAATGCTCCGAGACATAtcagcgcgaaatatctggatggatggggtctcaaattaaacccaaataattacggtaaccatccaacctcatcgcagaccccgacatgtcttgaagagggcactgcaaaggctctaagccatcggatatgaaatagaagacataaccattggaatagccacgccagtcatctacgtcatacgcccgtcaaccactcgatggtggcaaccaaaagcgtaccccagagactcgatctcaacaaaggtATATTCCCtggttatctcaaccatttcaaacccatcctcatgtgggactagttgcccgggaatgcaacatagtctcacataactcatctcaagcacgatatccgaatcataagtggttctaagcataaagcataatagtcttaataagttctaagtagtacttggcgacaagccatacatattggttcatgcggtaagcgtgctacccaaaagcccataggcaaaccggctagggtaaatccctagttagaaccatcctggaaatcacaagctgcatcaaactcttcatccaaacagtcaatacttgcagcagggtctgagccaaaaacaagtaaaagaaagcaagaaatcagtacattaatcaaattaatgtactggcaagtcggtgacaatcctagcatgctacatgttggccatattcaaggataagctgtgtatatgttaatttgcataaatgtcagttttagttcacaacactttctcaacggaattttttttaacaatagtatagagttagtaaaacttgtaatgtaaatgaataaataacacgcgtctacccctcaaggtagatcatcaccacttaccatcatatcatcaccattcaccgaactttacccaagttcaccaataaaacattccaaccattttccaagttcacaagagtttatcaaaatcacaaactatactcatgacacttcaccatgccgctcatgaccgtgagcacggctaatcgattagttttagactctgcagagtttgtacaacttttaagcccacatgatatggttcgctctagtttgtccgatacccgtcggtatcaccacattctacacattgagtgtgatctagaggtcataacaaaaccgttacattgtttattgtctagccttgcaccagcacgatatgtgttttacccacgctactagcaaagtagcgccactaggtagcgggcccacgctttaacctagcgtcgtaaggaaccctacccggaatccctcacgaggcacgacaccgttgtattggacagactgcccgctcaaatcatcacataccacatgtcgttaatcaatttcaacaaatcacaatccataggaagttccgataaggTACAAAAACCCGGTAACTCATACTCTTCGGCTTACCAAGATGCAAGGGTAAACTCTAcacaacttaataggttaaggccagcccatacttagcacatgtggcttgtactgttttcattaattggtgacatagagtgaggtgCTTAATTgacccgggcgaacgctcccctatcggtgcacatctactaccatatgtacaccacttgccgcccaagtctaaaaacaagttttctccattttcttttcacaatactcacacatttaaaattctgtccagtaacatcaaaataacctttttcacatataacatttatcaaattgagtaatttgtaaggcggtaaccgaatatataagcatatagcggcaatataagcatagcataaccccaaataatacaataattgtatccaagagaaccctatggttacaaccaacaaggattcaatatttcaaggtggGTTTTGCAGCAATtaggtcatatctaccattcacatatttatataatttcttttactaaaattaatactagctaacgtatgcatgtttgcaatagaatcatttagcccaatcaaacataggatcaaagtggtcaaaggaggggttgacttgccttcgtccgcaaacacctgaacctggtcttcaacaaactcaccctcttcttcttcgacgtattcttcctctattcaaaatacgcgtatacgataaatacaaaaatgcataaaaaccaaaaatgcatgagacttatgcagtgagtgtgtgctggtctcaggtggcctctagtgaaggaatttttattttatcactttgttttacagagatatgcatttaataattaaaaaggtttaaaaagggctaagttttattaagcaacatttttgtacagaagtgaagaaaattacttttacaaagttacagagcatgattttagaaaattaacagaagtggtttcacaatttttagagctattttcaatttgttatggatttaacaagctctaggagacatttagggaaaaacaaaaataaaggaaaagtttgtacaaaaagtaccaagttttatatttttctaaaatagttgacagttccacggatctaacaaaactggtttcacaattttcggagttaaaatgaattttctacaaaattttgaagttctaCTCATTCTcagcttaaaaaatagaaatcagttttcaaaatttaatttcagccgggcccacatgtcagtgaatggcgttttctgaagtgaggggcgttttgcagaaaggccctcgtaagataggaaatcaacccgcactcccttgctacagtaatatgtgtctaggcagtttttggataggaccctagctttagtcgaattctccgaaggaggtccctcgtcggctcaaacaaggggtagccatgggtgagttggattttcagctcgccggcgacgatcggtggcCTGAATCGATTCgagcgcaaaagagaaaatgtagaggggGTCCTTGCGCAtccgtgagtggtggtggtgagggaaatGGTGGTCCGTAGCCCATGGAACACGAGCAACAACAGTGATATGTCTTGGtatggccatgcatgtgcttgtaatggcttggttagtgcatgcaagggcTCGGTTAGTGCAAAATAGTTAGTGCCAGAGATGTCTCAAGGTACTAGGGTGCTCAACAAGCGAAGAAACGGATGAAACGATGTCCACGTGAGCGGTGAAGacgttggccggcggcgaggtcggtgacgcccaccacgtgttcgatagattgcttcttgggcaaaaGAGGCACGGATGAGCTCGGCGTGATACGTAGATCACGTTCCATAGAAAGAAAGTGAGAGGGACTCACCAGGGATGGAGAACGACAACGCCTAAGTTGCCGGTGCCGGGAAAGACGGCGAAGCTCCGAGTAACCTGGGCATGGGATGCTTTTGCTCGGGCTTGGAACGTGATGGGGGGAGGATGCCCTTACTACTGGCGCGCTGGCTTGAGAAATAAGCAAAAATGAAGTGGgtggagtgagagagaggggtggctaGTGAAATCATGGGGTTTCTTGGGCTCCCATTGGGCAtggagggcggtggaggctgtgaggagagattgggaggctgccatgtgggtcctaggagtgtggagcccacttgcaagtgaaagaaatttgaaatctcGATTGGAGGCTGTCATGGAAGGTTGTCTGCCAAGCATCTTTGGAGGGGATTGAAGGGAGATTTTGTGCAGCAACAAGCGTGTACTAGTGATCCTCTTGGTCGGGGGTGATGTGGAGAGTGAAAGGCCTGAAGTGGTTTTGGTTAGAAGTTTTTGGTTTAGGCTTAATAAAGGGATGAACATGGGTTGACACCATGATTAGCAGCCGTTGACGGTGCAGTTAGTAGCTGATTCGATTTTtgaagggagagaagaaagggttaAAGAGTGATCCATGGTGTGCCACTACTCTTGGTGTTAGAAgaaagttagtagaagactttggctgaaacaaaacttttaaaagaggtttttaaataaatttttcgaagagagcaagtttgaatctactaacagtttttcaggtttctggagagattaaaataaatcaaagagttatcaaaccttaattaaaaattatgaaaatttgtgggttggtttctgacatatcaaggtatttttcagaatttttgtagaatttttggatgcacataaataccaaattaattatttttgtgactctaggtctattattgcatgtgatgatgagatgattaagatccaaaaacaattaaaatcactcctAACCACgtgatgcatttaagttaaatttagttctcgggtttacaggcttgggtatgttacaatAAATCATACGtaaagttttttatactaaatcaaatcataataaaatagtcaataactatataaattatttgaataagacaaagtatcaaacgtaaataaaaaatcaatagcgtaaaaaaaataagagagtatgtgtttttttactcGTGGTTATATGTATACAGCTGCGTTTGGCGGGAGGTTAATTATTGggcaaaaaattatagttatagattaatatataattaattaattgtttttataaaaattataaaatagattaatataattttttaagtaacttttctatataaatttaaaaaacacacattGTTTAACGGTTTAAGAAATGTGCGCGCGAAAAATAAGCAAATCTACGTGATATGATATGCTAGTGACATGATACCAGTTAGTGTCATCTAGTATCATACCAGTGGTATCATCCGGTACTAACTACACGCGATGACGCGAGACACATCGGAGCGCagaggcggtggaggcgggAGCGTGGCGTGGCGGCGTGCATGTGATATGGGAGTGGAGAGAGTAGGATAAATGTGCTTTTAAGTAACCTCAGTACCACGAAGACTTCACTTTTAACTCgtttctttgttttaaaaaaatatttctaaataattattatagtGGTGTTTGATAAAGTACGGAACAAATCTAttggaatttaaaaaatagtgagCATGTGAATTGGGATTTGAAAATGAAAGagattttcttatatttatattttttattgatatatgtacgtatattaaaaatgaagttttttttttaacggaGGGAGTTGTAAAGATGTGCCATCATTTGTCCCTTACAAGATTGTTTAAGAATgagtttaaaagaaaaatgtaaattCTGCACTACCTCCATAATTGCATTATTAATACGAATAATGCAGCTACTCCAGTGCTCCTGACTGATTACTGCgtctaaaaaaaccaaaagggTTTTTATATCGAgctgtcttatttgaaaaatttttaagaatttttttaaaaatagttatatagaaaatattattcatattttattatctaataaaaataaaattattaatcataatttttttaataaaacgaagagtcaaacataatatctaaaaactgattTGTTTTAGGACAGAGCATAATGCCTTCGATCGGTTGGCGTGTGGAGTGTGATCGCCTGATTTCACGTGATTAGAACGTCCAACTAAACCTGACCCGTTGACGTGACCACCATCTGAAAGTCACTTCTCCAGCTAATTACTACTGCTATAACCTCCGTcgcataataactttatttttcaatttctatgTTTAAATGTTTCAAGTtcgactattcgttttatttgaaaaatctgtaaaaacttaaaagaattagtcacgcataaaatactatttatgttttatcatccagtatcaataaaaatattaatcataaaaaaatttcaaataagacgaaaagtcaaaccaATTTGATCTACTCACTTTTAACTTCAAAGAAGAAACAATATCCCATTCATCAGTAGCATAATAttctcctttttttgtttgagaaaaaaacaaagattgCATTTAACTTGTAAGCCACCGATGAATTGTTAGCAGTTTCTCACCAACTATAGACAGAGGTTTATCTCAGTCTTTAAAATGGTTTCCTAAATAGTTTTCCTGCTTTTAATCAAGTTAtgacttttttaatttaaaatcatTTGTTCTGCAACTTTTGTAATAATTGACTATTACTTATTTAAAACAaagatcaaaataaatttcatcactaaaaatatatcagtAGCACACCATCTAAACAGATCAATTTTACGGTTCAATGGACACTACTAGAGCAGCTGACTGAAGAAGATAAGAAAGCAAGAATCAAGGAAGAGATCGTACCCCCtaatcttttagctttttgctcctacttatattataagcgaaaatttaaatttttaacattaaatttaaagttgattttaaatttttttcatcatagttttttaagccttagaattttaaattactataaacacatatataaaaattttatttataaattattttccgtatgcaaatatatcgaatgttttttcaaagaaaaaacccaaaagataCCCCTATAGCCTCCATCGTCAACAGCGTCGCCATCTCGCGGTTTGATTTGACATTAGCACGCAAAAGAGGACGAGACGACATGTGAACAGAGCACAGAGCCTCAGCCTCCTGTTATTACTGAAATAATTGCCATGTGAGTTTGCAGCATTTGCATAATCGCATCGCAATTTGCAGGCGGCCGACATGCTGTAGACGTCCGCATCTGCTTGGCTGAAAATCACTCAGGCTTGCCTCACCAACAAAGGTCACTGTCCACCCTGAGAAATTTTCAGGAGTTCTTTTAAGACAAGGAGGACGATCATGGATGCACATGATGAAAAGAATAAGTACTAGCTAAAAATTAAGGCTTCTCATCATCATCtgtgaagaaaagaaagcagccaaaaaaaaattataaatgaaacttttatatctatatcaTTCGTGGTTTAAAAGTCAGTTTGAGAtcaaactacgataaaaataaCCCAAATTCAGCTCTAAattgacttttaaaatttaaattttggttatggCCAATAAGCCAATATACAAACAATCAGATCGAATATGAACAACATAACGCTAAGcatgtagactattaataggTCGCCATCGAGACTCGAGAGTGGAATGTTCATCCGTTGAAACTCGAAAGCCTCAAGAAAAGCAGTCCAAAGTTCACAAATGTACAAATtatctacctttttttttcctatctaCTATAAATACCATAGTACCAGCTGAGCCAACTGAGTGCTGTACATGCCATTCACAAAGTCCCAGCAGAGGCCcaaacaaaatcaacataATACAAGTATACAAGCTGGACAGATTATcacagagaagagaagagaaccaTGGTGAAGATGGATGCAGAACTCAACAAGTGGTGTTGGCCCAGTCAGTCCCAGTTTGCTTCATCTTCCAACTGTCTGTTTGTACTGAACTTTGTATCGCTGAGAGGAATTTTTGGTCTCAGAAGAAGACGTCTGCTGTGCCTCCCTCGCGGTCAGGGCCCCTGTATGAAAGCCCTACGTCCTCTCCTGACTGACGCCTCACCATGCCTGCCCTCTGCACCAGGCGCACCAGTTGCTGGACAACCTCGGACATCGGTGGCCGGAACTCCGGTTCAGGCTACAAAAACATTCACAATATTATGCACAaacagatgatgatgatgatgagaagATCTTGTTATGTTTTATTAGttctttttttagatgatattATTAGCTCATATCACAACCAAAACCAAATTTATGATTGAAACAGATTTTTTGGCAAACAAGAAGTGGATGGTCAAATGCGGGTTGAAGAAATGTGCGAGAAGATGATGGATAATACCTGGACACACAACGCAATTATATCGGCGAAACGGGAGAGAGATTTTGCAGGGTACATCCCATCCATTGCTGGATCAACCATCTTCGCAAGAGCATCGATGTCATGAAGCTGTGGAGTAGCCCATGTGACAAGAGACTGTTCGGATTTCTCTCTAGAGCTGCAGACAAATTGGTTCACATCAGAATGCAAGAATGAATGGTGATCTTGAAGGAACTACAGCAATAAATTACTTATTTACTTCTgtttcctccattttatattgtaagactttttagtcttgtctaaatttatttattgatcaatgtatatggttTGCAtgtaaatctaaatatattagcatctatataaatctagacaatgctaaaaatttttatattttgaaacggagatagtacttACTGACCATGAAATAATAATGAAATGTACCTGTCTAACGGTTTGCGTGCTGTCAATAGTTCTAACATCACTACTCCAAAACTATACACATCACTTTTTACAGTATATATGCCTGACATGGCAAACTCTGGGGCACTATATCCAAAAGATCCAAACACTTCAGTTGAAACCTGGGATCAAAATACATGATTTAGCCCAAAGATTCTACATGAGATAAAGATGAAAGGTTGGAAATAACTACCATTTTATATAGATGTGCTACCACATTACTTACCTCTCTCTCAGGATTTGGTGTCAGTGCAGCAAGGCCACAGTCAGACAGATGAGGACTGTACTCTTTATCAAGCAGGATATTTGCTGACTTTAAGTTTCTATGTACAACAGGGGGCAAGCACACCTCATGCAGGTACCTGAAGAAAGATTGGCGTTGAATTGTAGCATTATACTTGATTAACATAACCTTTTCATGGAGTGAAAAACGGTAGAGTGCTCAATAACATACTCTAAAGCTCGAGCAGTGCCTAGCGCTATCCTCATACGGGTGTTCCATGTAAGGTTCTTGCTCATTTCATCAGAAAAATGCAATATATCATGCAATGTACCATTTCCAATGTGCTCATACACAAGAAGCCTTTGTCCATGTTCAACACAATAGCCTGTAAGTGGCACAATGTTTGGGTGCCTAAGTCGTGAAATGCTAGATACAACCTCAAGGAAATTATCTTCTTCATACAAGGAAAGTGAGGCACTGTCTATCTTCTTCACTGCAAGTACCTGTGATCGAGAACAAAATTCAGTTCCAGTAAATCATAGCTATGCAAAAAATAA contains the following coding sequences:
- the LOC102707407 gene encoding nudix hydrolase 2 isoform X3; translation: MSNSTKSTALAESVVAGSEGDVELLPFVNDKHGGVIVEMMTPMDPQLFSASLKASLLKWREQGIRGVWIKLPINLANLIQFAVEEGFWYHHAEETYLMLTYWLPATTHTLPVNATHRVGVGAFVMNDKREVLAVQEKSGVLRGLGVWKFPTGVVEPGEDINIGAVREVKEETGIDTEFVEVLAFRQSHKAFFEKSDLFFVCILRPLSFDITKQESEIEAAQWMPVEEFAAQPFVKKHELVKYILEVGLAKVDKDYAGFSPILIKSAFTDKRSFFYMNRRDLDKASESSSTQND
- the LOC102707407 gene encoding nudix hydrolase 2 isoform X1, with the translated sequence MAAAAAAAHSLSLPRAAPLLLRLLSSPRRHPAAARRFRCSSAPAQPHRPGGGADRRLRGELRSRAMSNSTKSTALAESVVAGSEGDVELLPFVNDKHGGVIVEMMTPMDPQLFSASLKASLLKWREQGIRGVWIKLPINLANLIQFAVEEGFWYHHAEETYLMLTYWLPATTHTLPVNATHRVGVGAFVMNDKREVLAVQEKSGVLRGLGVWKFPTGVVEPGEDINIGAVREVKEETGIDTEFVEVLAFRQSHKAFFEKSDLFFVCILRPLSFDITKQESEIEAAQWMPVEEFAAQPFVKKHELVKYILEVGLAKVDKDYAGFSPILIKSAFTDKRSFFYMNRRDLDKASESSSTQND
- the LOC102707407 gene encoding nudix hydrolase 2 isoform X2, which codes for MAAAAAAAHSLSLPRAAPLLLRLLSSPRRHPAAARRFRCSSAPAQPHRPGGDRRLRGELRSRAMSNSTKSTALAESVVAGSEGDVELLPFVNDKHGGVIVEMMTPMDPQLFSASLKASLLKWREQGIRGVWIKLPINLANLIQFAVEEGFWYHHAEETYLMLTYWLPATTHTLPVNATHRVGVGAFVMNDKREVLAVQEKSGVLRGLGVWKFPTGVVEPGEDINIGAVREVKEETGIDTEFVEVLAFRQSHKAFFEKSDLFFVCILRPLSFDITKQESEIEAAQWMPVEEFAAQPFVKKHELVKYILEVGLAKVDKDYAGFSPILIKSAFTDKRSFFYMNRRDLDKASESSSTQND